The Ranitomeya variabilis isolate aRanVar5 chromosome 7, aRanVar5.hap1, whole genome shotgun sequence genome includes a window with the following:
- the ELFN1 gene encoding protein ELFN1, translated as MAGHRGFVMPALCLWMFVLFALLYTGKVQADCWLIEGDKGFVWLAICSQNQPPYESIPQHINSTIVDLRLNENKIKSVHYSSLSRFGNLTYLNLTKNEVSYIEDGAFAGQFNLQVLQLGYNRLRNLTEGILRGLGKLEYLYLQANLIETVTPNAFWECPNIMNIDLSMNRIQRLDSNTFVGLSKLTVCELYSNPFYCSCELLGFLKWLDIFTNMTRTFDRMQCDSPPDYTGYFLLGQGRSSYRNALGMLSSLCADGSYTMMPHLMSPRYQATTGPPESPCSDEDCFSGDGTTPLINVYTTPANSKVSLSVNLNTETHSDAVLVAKIPYPYSKVYILVQYNNSFFTDIRLLKTEKESINLDGLKPNTNYTYCVASIRNSLRFNHTCIAFYTRSHTKQEHVPTPSTATHYIMTILGCLFGMVIILGIVYYCLRKRRQKEEKHKKAGGSMKKTIIELKYGPEMETPSISQLSQGQMMGPESMSRIPYLPSVGEVEQYKLIETSETPKATKGNYMEVRTGDQPERRDCELSMPPDTQSSVAEISTIAKEVDKVNQIINNCIDALKSETTSFQGVKSGAVSTAEPQLVLISEQIPSKHGFLSPVYKESYTHPLQRHHSMEAPPKRSSTSSSGSVRSPRSFRSEGSAHKSETKYIEKTSPTADTILTVTPAAAILRAEAEKIRQYTEHRHSYPGSHQGEQQQQQQQQPMPQHENLGGRKTSILEPLTRPRPRELAYSQLSPHYHNLSYTSSPEYSCKPSHSIWERFKLHRKRHKEEEYMAAGHALRKKVQFAKDEDLHDILDYWKGVSAQHKS; from the coding sequence ATGGCTGGGCACAGAGGATTTGTAATGCCAGCTCTCTGTTTATGGATGTTTGTTCTGTTTGCACTTTTATACACAGGAAAAGTACAAGCGGACTGCTGGCTGATTGAAGGTGACAAGGGTTTTGTTTGGCTTGCTATCTGCAGTCAGAACCAGCCACCTTATGAGTCTATACCACAGCACATTAATAGCACCATAGTGGACCTAAGACTCAATGAGAATAAAATAAAGAGCGTCCACTACTCTTCACTTAGCCGATTTGGCAACTTAACGTACCTCAACCTCACTAAGAATGAGGTGTCCTACATAGAAGATGGAGCTTTTGCCGGTCAGTTCAATTTGCAGGTGCTCCAGCTTGGGTATAACAGATTACGAAATCTGACGGAGGGGATTCTTAGGGGACTGGGAAAGTTGGAGTATCTCTACCTCCAGGCAAACCTAATTGAAACTGTGACTCCTAATGCCTTTTGGGAGTGCCCAAACATTATGAACATTGACTTATCGATGAACAGAATCCAGAGGCTGGACAGTAATACCTTTGTTGGCCTCAGTAAACTGACTGTGTGTGAACTCTACAGTAATCCTTTCTATTGCTCATGCGAGCTACTGGGCTTCCTAAAGTGGTTAGATATATTCACCAACATGACTCGTACTTTCGACCGCATGCAGTGCGATTCTCCGCCGGACTACACAGGTTACTTTTTGCTGGGTCAAGGTAGATCCAGTTACCGCAATGCACTTGGCATGCTGTCATCTCTCTGCGCAGATGGGTCCTATACCATGATGCCGCATTTGATGTCTCCAAGGTACCAAGCCACCACTGGCCCACCTGAAAGCCCATGTTCTGATGAAGACTGTTTTTCGGGAGATGGAACTACACCCCTTATTAATGTCTACACTACTCCCGCTAATTCCAAAGTCAGCCTCAGTGTGAACCTAAACACAGAAACCCATTCTGATGCCGTTCTGGTGGCCAAAATACCATACCCTTACAGCAAGGTGTATATCTTGGTTCAATACAATAATAGCTTCTTTACTGACATTCGGCTCCTGAAGACAGAGAAAGAATCCATAAATTTGGACGGGTTGAAACCCAACACAAATTACACTTACTGTGTCGCCTCTATTCGAAATTCTCTCAGGTTCAACCACACCTGCATAGCCTTTTACACTCGCAGCCATACCAAACAAGAACATGTGCCTACCCCATCCACCGCCACTCACTATATTATGACTATTCTTGGCTGCCTGTTTGGTATGGTAATAATCCTGGGTATTGTATACTACTGCCTCCGCAAAAGGCGCCAAAAAGaggaaaagcacaaaaaagcaggTGGTAGTATGAAGAAAACAATCATTGAACTTAAATATGGTCCTGAAATGGAGACACCTAGTATAAGTCAACTATCccaagggcagatgatgggtccggaATCAATGTCCCGCATTCCCTATTTGCCTTCTGTGGGGGAAGTGGAACAGTACAAATTGATAGAAACCAGTGAAACACCTAAAGCCACCAAGGGTAATTACATGGAGGTTAGAACTGGTGATCAACCTGAGAGAAGAGACTGTGAACTGTCCATGCCACCAGACACTCAGAGTTCTGTGGCAGAGATATCCACTATTGCTAAGGAAGTAGATAAGGTCAACCAGATCATAAATAATTGTATAGATGCCTTGAAGTCAGAAACAACTTCATTCCAAGGCGTAAAGTCGGGAGCTGTTTCTACAGCCGAGCCTCAATTGGTCTTGATATCGGAACAGATTCCCAGCAAACATGGCTTTCTTTCACCAGTGTATAAAGAAAGTTACACCCATCCCCTACAGAGGCATCACAGCATGGAAGCTCCTCCGAAACGCTCTAGCACATCTTCCAGTGGGTCAGTCCGCAGCCCAAGGTCATTTCGTTCTGAAGGGTCCGCTCATAAATCTGAAACAAAGTATATAGAGAAAACTTCTCCAACCGCTGATACCATCCTCACTGTGACACCAGCTGCTGCCATCTTAAGAGCAGAAGCTGAAAAAATTCGCCAGTATACGGAGCACCGGCATTCCTATCCGGGCTCACATCAAGGAGAGCAGCAACAGCAACAACAACAGCAGCCGATGCCTCAACATGAAAACCTTGGAGGTCGCAAAACCTCCATACTGGAACCTTTAACTCGGCCCCGTCCAAGAGAACTGGCCTATTCCCAACTTTCCCCTCACTACCACAATTTGAGCTACACGTCCAGTCCAGAGTACTCGTGCAAACCCTCCCACAGCATCTGGGAACGTTTCAAATTGCACCGTAAACGCCACAAAGAGGAAGAGTACATGGCAGCCGGCCATGCCCTGCGCAAAAAGGTCCAGTTTGCCAAAGATGAGGATCTCCATGACATCCTAGACTACTGGAAGGGTGTGTCTGCCCAGCACAAGTCCTGA